CAAAAATCTTCAGTATGAGTCTTTTTGTTTGGTGCACATGTGTACGAacacagtgttattttaacctCTATATGTGCAGAACTTTTCTTTGTGCAGAATGTAAAAGATTTTAGAACAAGTTTAAAAtacacactgcagctaaattcagttgtcagttcaccttttagtgcttaattgcattctgtacacacacagttcagtaaaATACGAGAATGACAACCGCGTTCTACAACCGAATTAACTCGAAAGGCCACGTACACACTGCaagtttcaggagtgacaaccgGAGTGAATCCCCTAAATTATCGTTACATGTGTGTACGGAACATGGCTCGCTCTCGAAAAtgcgatgattgacagcttggaaACCATAGCGATGTTCTGGCGTCTCTCATGTCTCGTTGGTATCCATTATCATGACCAAAGTAATATTAAAGTGACAAAACACTTGTTATATTTTCAGCAATTTAAACACACTAACACAGTCGATGGTGGCGTCgtgttttgtttatgcttgTACAGCCTGTTTCACTTATTTCCTCATTCGAGTTGCCAGACTTTGCTAGAAAAATAGCCCATAATAAACCGAAATAAATCCAAATGCTTTATGCTagaaaaaaaccccaaaatattGGGATTCATGTCTGCTCACTGTAATAACTCAATAAACCCGTTCGCTGTTTGAAACGAGCTTAAACAACAAGACCAAAACGCTTATGAGTGATCATGGCAACACACAAAGAGCGCGCTCTGTGTAAAACAGGCTGTAcaagcataaacaaaacacGACGCCTCCATCGACTGTGTTAGTGTGTTTCGTTAAATTGCTGAAAATTACGTTTTATCACTGTAATATTACTTTGGTCACAATAACTGATACAAAACTCGAGAGACGCCAGATCATTGCTATGGTttccaagctgtcaatcattgcATTTTCGAGAGTGAGTCATGTTCCGTACCCACATGTAATGATAATTTAGGGGATTCACTCCCGCATTTAAATGCAGTTGTCACTCCTGCAACTTACAGTGTGTACGTGGCCTATTTGATCTGCATGTGCACACTTGGCATTTTcctttcatttaattgcatctcATTCAGAATACTTTGACTATACTATGTTTGACAGTATCCAGACTTTTAAGTGTgcacaactgtgtgtgtgtgtgtgtgtgttttcaggcGTTTGAGCATCTGCTGCAGCTGGAGCTGGTTCGTCCGGTGGATGCCGGTGTGTGTAAAGTTCAGCGCGAGTATCAGCTAATGAGACTGATGCTGGAACATGGTCAGGTGATGGAGGCGCTGCAGAGGTACCCACAATGCCCCACAGACGTCAAACAGTGGGCCCTCTCGGCCTTCGGCTGACACTGCCGTCTTTAATTGCTGAAATATGCATTTTGTAAAATTCAGTGTATTTGTATAGTTTGTAtatgcaataaaaaataagttaatataATTGCTGATTTGTAATGTCTTTGTTTCAGACTCTTCTAGTTCCATCAATGAtgtataaatattgtttttgtgctaacgtttTGAGCACATTATTAAAAACCAGATAAATTTGATCAACCATTACTGGAATGATGTTTGTTCATAATTTttagagaaccttgccagaacgttagcCAAAGTTCTAAGAACGTTCCCTTTTAGCTGGGATAGTGTGTCACAGATGTTGCTTTTAAATAACCACATTTGCGTGGAGAACTGAACATCATGTTTGGACATTGCTAGAATGATCTGTACCTATCAGAAACTGATCTTTCATACTCCTATATAATTATTGGTTTGTCTGTGTCCTAAGTTAGTTCAAGCCTGGATCCTCTTACTCATTTTCTAGGGCCTATGGAAGTGTGAAGAACTCTATTCAGGAAACTAAATTTGACTCCTGATCTTCACTGAACATACTGGTCTCTCTTTATGGGGTCAAATTGTGTTCCCAAACAAATATTGTTTCATGAAGACCTTTCACTGAACTCAATGTAACAAACACCACAGAAAGAAGAGTAAGTAATTGTGAAGGTCATTTAATTCGTCAATCAAATCATTCCTGATTCATCATTATTAATTGCAGGGATCCATGATTCTGCGCATGGAGCTGAATCTGAAGCTGAGGCCCATGTCTCTGAAGCTCCTGTACTCTCCAGGTCTCAGGTACATCATCCTGCCTCTGTAGTTTGGCTGCTCATAAAGCAGCCAGTGGCCATCCATCACATGACAGGACCGCATCTCAGACAAACGGTAACGATCCGTCATGGACTCGCAGTCATCCGTGAGCTCGTGCATCATACCACCAAAGTTCTCTCTCTCGTAGATCCTCATCCTGAAGGGTCCTCTGTGCTGCTCAATGGTTTTGAAATAAAGACTAGTGAGAAGCACTCTAAAAACCCACTCTTAGGAAAAAaaagagttctatatagaaccctagTTTTCTtgaatcaatttaaaaaaaacataaatgttcCAAAAGAAGGGTTTCACAGCAATGCCACAGAAGAACTATTTATGGTTCCCCCAAAGAACATTTCAGTTCAGCAgctcttaaaagaaccatttttgttttaacattttaataatttaaaaaacctttttccactataaagaaccttttgtggaatgcaAAGTTTACATGGATGTTAaaagttcttcatggaaccataaatgtcaataaagaaccttaatttttaagagtgtatacaAGGAGAAAATTATACTTAAATGATtcttaatataataatactttcacgtttcacaggtaatttacattttttagattttaatttaatttacaataaaacaaaattaaaactaaatccataaaatgatcccattATGGAATCCCTtaaaggttctatatatgaaGTACCTGACAGAACCATTTAAGGTTCCCTTACCctttcttctaagagtgtacAGTTCTAATAAAATGCTTCTGCATTCGAAAGACTGTTCTTGAATTATTGGTTATGCAATCATGTGACAGTATGCATAAATAAGAGTTAGAGTTAAGAATGCAGTGCCATACCTGAGGGATGATACGGGAGGATCTAATGGAGTCGCTCAAGCCCAGTCGCTTGCAGTCAGAATACTCGCCTCTACGCACAAAATACTGGTTTCCCATGAAATTGGAGCGATCGTATACCATGAAGCAGCCGCTCTCCACCCGGCAAGAGCTGCAGCGGCTCAAATATGAGTTGAGCTCAGGGCAGTCATTGCTGGTCTCGTAAGACCGACCCTGGAAGTTTCTGTCCTCGTAGAAGATAATCTAAAtgaagcataaacataatttatcaGTAAACCAGCTAACATTCTAGTGATGTtatctcaaagttatgaacaaatgttcttccagtaacatcaATAGAACTTTTGTTCAGAATTATCTGggctttaactctttccctgccattgatGAAATTTTCCGACTAgtcatgttttcactgttatatggtGGAGGGCGCTATTaagcatcttctgaaagagtacagaatctccagatcaaaacacgGGTGAAGAAGAAACAAGCAATAGAAGCATTGCTAACCCACATGTAATCTAACGTGATCATCACACATttaacagcatataaatcaaaactgcctaacattactgaatgaaatgttaaACCCATGAAGAGGAAATAACTGTGAACTGTGTTGATGGACTCGATCTACTCCATCTGTGTTATGATCATCATACCGAATCCCTTCTAGAAAGAAGTCTATGACAAAAACGCGATTTTCACTTTTTGCTCAAAACGTTGCTTGATGAAACTAACCCATATTCAAGTTTTAATAAAAGAGAATGCATGAAACaagcattttttgtttgtttgttttttgtttcagaatgttcagagaacattcaaaagtaacgttcccaaaatgtttgcaaaattataAAACGGATTGGGTTTTTTTAACGATTGCgcaaccacacacacaaaaaaacattttaaaaaaatgggcattttgaacattcagagaacattgagaaataacattttcataacttgATGGAAACGTTAACaacattcttagaacatatATTTGTTAGCTGGGAAGCAGCAGTACCCTGAGGAATTCTATAGCATTGCGTTGGTTAATGCAGTAGATGTTTGCAGTGCTTACCTTGTTCATGGCTGGTTCTGTGCAGGAATGATCTACCGCTGCCGCTTTTATACTTGATAAGCTCTGCTATAGCTTTTTGTTATTCAAATAGTCAAAGCTGATGAACAAGCAAGAGAACTTTTCTGTTAATTTCTGCATCTATCAAAGGCTTCCAACAACAAAAACTATTGTGCATCAAATGCAGTTTGTGCCTGAATGTTTTTAGAAGTTTAATGATCTATTTAGTCCATGATCAACACAATAAGAAATATAGAGCCTCACAAAACCAAATCATTTGTAGCTGTGTGGGATGAAAGAACAATATAAAACCACTACTCAAACTTTCATtgtcacaaaaatatttttactataaCATTTCTGTCAGCCTGAGTAGTGTGTGGGATTTATATATTGTATCTATActcattattaaatattaatacatgttagGAAAAAAATGGGGAGATGTGAGacattcaaaacattaaacactgACTCCTTCATCCATCATTAAAACCACTAATTATTGAAAATTTcaacaaaatgcaaaaaaatgttttgaaaatttaGTTTAAGCATTTAAAGTATTTCTATACTCATTCCTGCTAGTTTTCCTGGATGTTATGAACTGCAAGCACAGTTATCAGAATATTTAAGGGTGTTTAAAAGTCTATTAttcaataatatattattatttaatattaactcCACTAAATATCAGATGAGAGCAAAACCTGAATTGATTTGAGCAGAATAGGGATAATTCTGCTTATAGCTGAATCAAATTTGTTTCGTAACTGATGAACTATGCAACATTGACACTGTCATTGAAGTGAATTGTATCAACTTTGAACTAAATTCAGCTGAATAGTGACACTATTGCCTTTGTACACACATTGAGCTGAATTACAACAGTATTTTCTTCTGTAGATCTGCTCAAAGTTGAAATTCaatgtttcataattgatgaattttgtacactgcaaaaaaaaaaaaaaaagcttttctttcttggtatttttgtcttgtttccagtcaaaatatctaataattcttaaatcaagatgcattttctATACAAGAAAAATGAcaagatatttagtcttgtttcctgggggtaaaaaaaaaaatctaaatgaagtgcattttgcttaaaacaagtacaattatctgccaatggggtaagaaaaaaaaatctagttttcagtttgcattaagattatttttcttaccctgTTGGCAGAAAATTTTACTAGTTTTCAGCAAAATGCACTTtttccccccaggaaacaagacatTTTcttatatacaaaatgtattttaatttaagaaATTTTAGATATTTGCTCTTGAAATAAGAAAACTctgtaagaaaagcattttttgcagtgttgcaCTAGCAgttattttcttgtttattactgtggagctgctttgaaacagtctgtattgtattgtataaagataaaaatataatttaccaAAAGAAATGTGATATAATACTGAATATAATGACTCCTTTCTAGGAGGTTGAGATCAGTGATACTCATTCAAATGAGAAATAAATGTGTTTGTGGATCTGAGGCCTCGGACAAAAGGTGTCTGTGCTGATGATTCAGGGAGATTTTCCCATGATGGTGATCCGTGTGCCAGCAGAGAGTACAGGAGCGCTGAGAGCGCTGAAATAGTTTGATCCATCTgagtgaacacacacaaacagctgATCCCACAACAACCTGAGCTAAAGGCTGCTGCTCGCACTGTAGACTAATACAAATGAACGTAGTGTTACAGCCTAGAGGGTGCACTGCTGAGGAAAGGGTTCTCTTGGAAATCAGCTTCTCTTTGGTCATGTATCATGCCTGTGAGTGAATAATACAAAATTAGTCATAACTAATGCTACACATatccagttttatttttgtactaAAAAAGTACCTCTTCTGAGTCAAAAAGGACCCGTAAGAGTATGCACAGAAATGACAGgactataaaaacattttgcacATTTGCAGAGAAACAAGCTTCTTCAGGCTGGACACTTAAATCAGTCCATTTCAAATCTGTGTTTTGAGCCTATGAACACTGAGATTGCCAATGATCTTACAAAATAACTTGTTTGGTTAAAGGGCTTGTTGGAAAGATTAAATTAGTTATTCATCAGGGTGTATCTGTACATTTTTTGGAATACCAGTCTGTGTGGCTTCTTAACATGGGTGTGTACAGTATTACACAAGCGAAGAAAACGTGTTGTGTAAAACATGATTATCTGCTGGATTACTACCTGTTTCCTGGTTACAGAGTGTGTGGCATGTCTGTACTAATTCATCAttcttttctctttctgtcaTCCAACGtcaaatactaaaaaataaataaaaagtattgtTACGCAACCCTTGAatatcataaacatcttaaaataatcacaaaaacagtatatatattttacaaatcaCCCCCCccatacacaaatatatatagatatgtTTAGAATATGTCAcaattttacattaaaggtgcagtaagcaaaatgcttatatttgaaatcaccaaaacaaatATGCCCCTTCCCAAAAGGATCACACCCCTATCTTGATAGCTCCGCCCCCAAATTCACAAACATGCTATGCAACACAGGCACCTCCCCCCTCATGAATgtatgggtgcttctcaatactaAAATTGATGTTTCTTCGTTTCCTTGCTCCTCAGTACTTCAGCCCATGACCTGGAAACCGACCGTACTccgccatcttgaaggacatctcaattctctaattgtACCGCGAGGAATGAGGAGTGAGGACGCATCCTAAGGAGCCATGAGCAAGGACACACAGGTGTATCCTTCCCTTGCATCTTAagggggtggagctaagacacAAGGAAAGGAAATGAGGATGCGCAAATTAGAAATGAGACACCCTCTATGTCCCTTACTGCTAactggctacaagtgtgttttgGTGCTCGGTCCAATCCACTTtaaacagtgtttctcagaaattgcttactgcacctttaactgttCAGGACACTACCTAGTTGTGCTACTCTTCTAATGCAGTTTTAACAAAATGAAAACCTGTAATAAGGACAAAAATGTTACATTGTGTCCCTCGcttaacacttaataaatcaGACCACCATAATGTTTTACCGTTTTAAAATTCAGTATCACAATCCATAGTgtggttctatatagaactcttgggttcttgactcaaaaggttctatataagaagaaatgtcttaaattattgcataatactttcatgtttaatacgttatttaaatttttctagtaatgaatgttttatgagctgCTTAATTCATTCAATTGAATTAcatcaaaattaattaaaactaaatccataaagtgatcccatgatgggaacccctaaaaggttctGTGTGAAGCGCCTAAAGGAATATTTTAAGGTtccatatagaacctttttttaGTGTCACCCAAAAAGGGTTGATTTGGGTCTTGAGAGGTTTGGAGGTTCTTCTGTTGAATCTTTCTCAAATCTATCTAGGAGAGAAGTGCTGTGCACTATCTGCGACCTGAGGCGGATTTTATTTAGACTCGGTCTCATTTTAGTAAAGGAAGATTTCCTGCGGAGAGATTTCGGTCTGGTCACGCCGCTGCCGTCTCGTGCATCCTCTTCGCTGCTGTTGTGGTTTAGTGGTTTCAGAGGTCTGAAATTGGACTGAATGACCCTCGACAATCTCCAGCGACCCGAATCTCCAGCATCCACGTTGTCCGCGTCAGATTCCACGCACGCGCCCACGATGTCTAGAATGTTTTGCGCAATGTCACTCTTCAGGTACTGGTACGCTTTTCTTCCGTTGTAATCTCGAGCCTCCACATCGGCGTCAAACGCTCCGACTAACAATTTGACGACCTCGAGGTGATTATGCATCGCCGCTAAATGGAGAGGCGTGTAGCCCGCGCTGGAACGCGCGTTGACGTTCAGAGCGATCTGATGTTCTGTGGCAAAGTTGACAAGCATTACAATCAGTTCGTGTTTCCCGAGCTTTGCAGCCCAGTGCAGACAGGTGAATCCCGTAATGAAGTCTTTCCTAGTTATGAGGCTGGGATCTCTGACGAGCAGCCGGTGGAGACTCTCCCAGTGTCCGTCAGACGCGCACATCATCCAGTCGTGTTCCAGCGGCTCCAGCGTCACCGACGCGGGCTCATAGTCGCCGTCAGGCCGCGGGCAGTCTCTACACTTGCCCGAGAGATAAACGGAGTTTCTCAGAGCTCCGCTGCGACGAACCTGCGGTGAACTGTTCATCAAAGCCTGGGCGAAATGCTTGCGGCTGTTGCTGATGGAGTCATCTGTCAAATTATTGACCTGCCCAGGTGTGTTTTCTTTTCCAGCCTCATCCATTGATTCGTCTTTCGCTTCACATGCCGAAATACACGCAGTTCCCTCATTCTCTCTCACTGATATCTCGGGTCTTGGGCTTTTATCAGCCGCCTGTGATTGGTTTATTTTCAGACTTAAACCAGTTTTGTCCTCCGCCGTGCTGCTGCTTGAATTCCCCATGTCAGATTCTGTCCTGCCGTTCACACCCATTGAAAACTTGACAGAAATATCCGGCTGTGATTTTGCACCTCCCGCATTTGTAGTTCCGTAACCTGAGCCAGGTAACATGCCTTCATATACTCCACTTTTGCTGGGAGAGGCCTCGTATTCTTCATGGGATTTGAGCTCATCGGCTGGACCATTTCTGTCACTCTTCTCGTTTGGGCGCCTAAATTTCTTTTTAAGGCAAACGTATTTCTCGCCATTTTCCTCTTTAACGTAAGCCACACTGTCTACATACCGTTTAAAGGCTTCCTTTGCTACTTGTTTTAACGCAGGATCTTTGGGGATTGTCGTTCGAAAATGATCCGTTAAATCCACGTTCTTCACGCGCCCTCCCTTCTcctttatgaaatataaaactgcTTCTTGGTCGCATTCGGTCGCCATCGTGTGTATTCATTAAGCTTACGAAATACTGCCTCTGTAAATCAACTATCACGCACTAGTTAACAGTAATCTACATAAATGATATCGATGTAAACAGACAATGCTGCGTCTGTCCT
Above is a genomic segment from Chanodichthys erythropterus isolate Z2021 chromosome 21, ASM2448905v1, whole genome shotgun sequence containing:
- the crygm4 gene encoding crystallin, gamma M4 isoform X1 — its product is MNKIIFYEDRNFQGRSYETSNDCPELNSYLSRCSSCRVESGCFMVYDRSNFMGNQYFVRRGEYSDCKRLGLSDSIRSSRIIPQHRGPFRMRIYERENFGGMMHELTDDCESMTDRYRLSEMRSCHVMDGHWLLYEQPNYRGRMMYLRPGEYRSFRDMGLSFRFSSMRRIMDPCN
- the crygm4 gene encoding crystallin, gamma M4 isoform X2; its protein translation is MTSRKISSMIIFYEDRNFQGRSYETSNDCPELNSYLSRCSSCRVESGCFMVYDRSNFMGNQYFVRRGEYSDCKRLGLSDSIRSSRIIPQHRGPFRMRIYERENFGGMMHELTDDCESMTDRYRLSEMRSCHVMDGHWLLYEQPNYRGRMMYLRPGEYRSFRDMGLSFRFSSMRRIMDPCN
- the sowahcb gene encoding sosondowah ankyrin repeat domain family Cb, producing the protein MATECDQEAVLYFIKEKGGRVKNVDLTDHFRTTIPKDPALKQVAKEAFKRYVDSVAYVKEENGEKYVCLKKKFRRPNEKSDRNGPADELKSHEEYEASPSKSGVYEGMLPGSGYGTTNAGGAKSQPDISVKFSMGVNGRTESDMGNSSSSTAEDKTGLSLKINQSQAADKSPRPEISVRENEGTACISACEAKDESMDEAGKENTPGQVNNLTDDSISNSRKHFAQALMNSSPQVRRSGALRNSVYLSGKCRDCPRPDGDYEPASVTLEPLEHDWMMCASDGHWESLHRLLVRDPSLITRKDFITGFTCLHWAAKLGKHELIVMLVNFATEHQIALNVNARSSAGYTPLHLAAMHNHLEVVKLLVGAFDADVEARDYNGRKAYQYLKSDIAQNILDIVGACVESDADNVDAGDSGRWRLSRVIQSNFRPLKPLNHNSSEEDARDGSGVTRPKSLRRKSSFTKMRPSLNKIRLRSQIVHSTSLLDRFEKDSTEEPPNLSRPKSTLFG